The following proteins come from a genomic window of Candidozyma auris chromosome 4, complete sequence:
- a CDS encoding DNA-directed RNA polymerase II core subunit RPB3, with protein sequence MEVDTDQEPRVTIRQTERDHVDFILKGVDLSVANSLRRTMLAEVPTLAIDIVEIDVNTSVLADEFLTHRLGLIPLVSEGIENLSYSRDCTCNQYCPNCSVKLELTAKCDSDSTMNVYASDLAKFHNGSKLGDPVIRDAAGRGPLLCKLRKHQELRLTCIAKKGIAKEHAKWSPCAAIGFEYDPWNKLKHTDYWYEEDADAEWPRSANCEWEEAPDPDAPFDYKAKPSNFYVDVETVGNLPPNEVVVRSIEVLQLKLAGIAVELNKDTVEANSASAGGFTTYGRSPGGGAGNSPANGYAYGEGFGSSGW encoded by the coding sequence ATGGAAGTCGACACTGATCAAGAGCCAAGGGTCACCATCAGACAGACAGAGAGGGATCACGTGGACTTCATCTTGAAAGGGGTGGATCTCTCGGTGGCCAACTCGTTGAGAAGAACCATGTTAGCTGAAGTTCCCACGCTAGCTATCGACATCGTCGAAATCGATGTCAACACATCGGTTCTAGCAGATGAGTTCTTGACACATAGATTGGGGTTGATTCCGCTTGTTTCTGAAGGGATCGAAAATTTGTCATACTCCAGAGACTGTACGTGTAATCAGTACTGTCCCAACTGCTCAGTCAAGCTCGAGCTCACAGCAAAATGTGACAGTGACTCCACAATGAATGTCTACGCATCAGACTTGGCAAAATTCCACAACGGCTCAAAACTAGGCGATCCGGTCATCAGGGATGCCGCGGGAAGAGGTCCTCTTCTCTGTAAATTAAGAAagcatcaagaacttcgTCTTACATGtattgcaaaaaaaggGATTGCTAAGGAACACGCCAAATGGTCTCCCTGTGCTGCTATAGGCTTTGAATACGATCCTTGGAATAAGTTGAAGCACACAGACTACTGGTACGAGGAAGATGCTGATGCTGAGTGGCCACGACTGGCCAACTGCGAATGGGAAGAAGCCCCTGACCCTGATGCTCCCTTCGACTACAAAGCTAAGCCTTCTAACTTTTATGTTGACGTTGAAACGGTCGGAAACTTGCCTCCTAATGAAGTGGTGGTGAGAAGCATAGAGGTGTTGCAGTTGAAGCTAGCTGGCATTGCAGTAGAGCTTAATAAGGATACTGTCGAGGCAAACAGTGCTTCTGCGGGGGGATTTACTACATATGGCCGTTCTcctggtggtggtgctggcaACTCTCCTGCAAATGGGTATGCTTACGGCGAAGGCTTCGGCAGTCTGGGTTGGTAA
- a CDS encoding 1-(5-phosphoribosyl)-5- ((5-phosphoribosylamino)methylideneamino)imidazole-4-carboxamide isomerase HIS6 — translation MTKFRGCIDIHAGQVKQIVGGTLTKDDVSPTDKAQENFVSTKPSSYYAQLYREHNVEGCHVIKLGTNPANNEAAQLALETWPNHLQVGGGITIDNADAWLNMGASHVIVTSWLFTKNTHDEWNLDMERLIKISNKIGKENLVVDLSCRRVIGDDDEISWFVATNKWQTITKCKLSSELLDMLSEFCDEFLIHAADVEGLCKGIDAELVENLGEWCPRGYEGKITYAGGAKSASDLALVEQLSRGKVDLTYGSSLDVFGGDLVKLSEVLEWNERK, via the coding sequence ATGACCAAATTCAGAGGGTGCATTGACATTCATGCAGGGCAGGTTAAGCAGATCGTGGGAGGAACTTTGACTAAAGACGATGTTTCACCCACGGATAAGGCACAGGAAAACTTTGTGTCCACCAAACCATCTTCGTACTATGCTCAGTTGTATAGAGAGCATAACGTTGAAGGGTGCCATGTAATAAAACTTGGGACAAATCCTGCAAACAACGAGGCCGCTCAATTGGCTCTCGAAACGTGGCCtaatcatcttcaagtggGCGGCGGTATTACCATCGACAACGCTGACGCTTGGCTCAACATGGGCGCTAGCCATGTGATAGTGACGAGCTGGCTCTTTACGAAAAACACCCACGATGAGTGGAATCTAGATATGGAGAGGCTCATAAAGATCTCAAATAAGattggcaaagaaaatcTTGTGGTGGACCTCAGTTGCCGTAGGGTGATTGGAGACGACGACGAGATCTCGTGGTTCGTGGCTACAAATAAATGGCAGACGATCACCAAGTGCAAGCTTAGCagtgagcttcttgatatgCTAAGCGAGTTTTGCGATGAGTTTTTAATCCATGCTGCCGATGTAGAAGGGCTTTGCAAAGGCATAGACGCCGAGTTGGTGGAGAATTTGGGTGAGTGGTGTCCTAGAGGTTACGAGGGAAAAATCACTTATGCCGGCGGAGCCAAGCTGGCTCTGGACTTGGCACTTGTAGAGCAATTGAGCCGGGGCAAAGTGGACTTGACATACGGTTCGTCGTTGGACGTTTTTGGAGGAGACCTTGTCAAACTTTCCGAGGTTCTCGAGTGGAATGAACGAAAGTAG